From a single Melospiza georgiana isolate bMelGeo1 chromosome 5, bMelGeo1.pri, whole genome shotgun sequence genomic region:
- the C1QTNF7 gene encoding complement C1q tumor necrosis factor-related protein 7, with translation MFVLLYITSFAIYTSEQPLQSQSKGENYYTRYICSIPGLPGPAGPPGASGSPGPHGRIGLPGRDGRDGRKGEKGEKGSAGLRGKTGPLGPAGEKGDQGESGKKGPGGLTGAKGDVGPAGPPGPKGDKGDRGEPGAPGVCKCGKIVLKSAFSVGITTSYPEERLPIVFNKVLFNEGEHYNPSTGKFICAIPGIYYFSYDITLANKHLAIGLVHNGKYRIKTFDANTGNHDVASGSTVIYLQPEDEVWLEIFYTDQNGLFSDPTWADSLFSGFLLYVDTDYLDALSDEDEL, from the exons atgtttgtgctgctgtacatTACAAGTTTTGCCATCTATACGAGTGAACAACCTCTTCAAAGCCAgagcaaaggagaaaattacTACACCAGATATATCTGCAGCATCCCAGGTttgccaggccctgctggccccCCTGGAGCCAGCGGATCCCCGGGGCCACATGGACGCATTGGTCTTCCAGGAAGAGATGGTAGAGATGgcaggaagggagaaaaaggtgaaaaagggaGTGCAG GTTTAAGAGGAAAGACTGGGCCATTAGGACCAGCTGGAGAGAAGGGAGACCAAGGTGAGTCTGGTAAGAAAGGACCTGGAGGATTGACTGGTGCCAAAGGTGACGTAGGTCCAGCTGGACCACCTGGACCTAAGGGAGATAAAGGAGACCGAGGAGAGCCAGGAGCACCAGGGGTCTGCAAGTGTGGAAAGATTGTGCTGAAATCTGCCTTTTCTGTGGGCATCACCACGAGCTACCCAGAGGAAAGACTACCAATTGTGTTCAATAAAGTCCTCTTCAACGAGGGGGAGCATTACAACCCATCCACAGGGAAGTTCATTTGTGCCATCCCggggatttattatttttcttatgaCATCACCTTAGCAAACAAGCACCTCGCCATTGGGCTGGTTCACAATGGCAAGTACCGCATCAAGACTTTCGATGCCAACACCGGCAACCACGACGTCGCTTCTGGATCCACGGTGATCTACCTTCAGCCAGAGGATGAAGTATGGCTTGAAATCTTCTACACTGACCAAAATGGTCTCTTTTCTGATCCAACGTGGGCAGACAGCTTGTTTTCTGGATTTCTCCTATATGTTGATACGGATTACCTTGATGCTTTATCAGATGAAGATGAGCTCTGA